The proteins below come from a single Miscanthus floridulus cultivar M001 chromosome 1, ASM1932011v1, whole genome shotgun sequence genomic window:
- the LOC136475814 gene encoding uncharacterized protein, whose amino-acid sequence MARYVEMLDMGVRIAARFHSHCPQTARMYYKPPQTQTQSTATSSSSSSSSAYDAKSTSFALDAPSALRRPFTLAAAGEFRAGDRSGHQLHGFDTAQVVVYEVV is encoded by the coding sequence ATGGCTCGGTACGTGGAGATGCTGGACATGGGCGTGCGCATCGCCGCGAGGTTCCACTCGCACTGCCCGCAGACGGCGCGCATGTACTACAAGCCGCCGCAGACCCAGACCCAGTCGACggcgacgtcgtcgtcgtcgtcgtcgtcctcggccTACGACGCCAAGTCCACGAGCTTCGCCCTCGACGCGCCGTCGGCCCTGCGGCGGCCCTTCACGCTCGCGGCCGCGGGGGAGTTCCGCGCCGGTGACCGGTCGGGCCACCAGCTTCACGGCTTCGACACCGCGCAAGTCGTCGTGTACGAGGTGGTGTGA